Proteins co-encoded in one Listeria ivanovii subsp. ivanovii genomic window:
- the mreC gene encoding rod shape-determining protein MreC, whose translation MPQFFLNKRLIILLISIIVLVALVGFSLRDRDNASWPEQFVKDVVGFGENIVAKPTSFVSGVFGGVADLKNTYTENQHLKERLEELAQLESEVADLKKENKDLKENLDIADSIRDYDPVNASVISRNPTNWNDQVEIDKGSSDGVKPDMAVTTPSGLIGKVTTTGAKSATVELLTSSDVKNRVSAKVQGAENAYGIINGYDSDTKLLELKQLPYDMKFKKGQKVVTSGLGGKFPAGIFIGTIEKVETDKMGLSQTAYIKSGADIYDLNHVTVLKRSAETGTSVDDSTSSDTTGGE comes from the coding sequence ATGCCACAATTTTTTCTGAATAAACGTTTGATTATCTTGTTAATATCTATTATTGTTCTTGTCGCGTTGGTTGGTTTTTCTTTACGTGATCGTGATAATGCTTCGTGGCCAGAACAATTTGTGAAAGATGTTGTTGGATTTGGTGAAAATATTGTAGCTAAGCCTACTTCATTTGTTTCAGGTGTTTTTGGTGGAGTTGCAGACTTAAAAAATACCTACACTGAAAATCAACATCTGAAAGAACGTTTAGAAGAATTGGCACAACTTGAAAGTGAAGTTGCAGACTTAAAAAAAGAAAATAAAGACTTAAAAGAAAATCTTGATATTGCTGATAGTATTCGCGATTATGATCCAGTCAATGCTTCTGTTATTTCTAGAAATCCAACAAATTGGAATGATCAAGTGGAAATTGACAAAGGCTCTAGCGACGGAGTGAAACCAGATATGGCAGTTACTACACCGAGTGGGCTTATTGGTAAAGTAACAACTACAGGAGCTAAATCGGCTACGGTTGAATTATTAACTTCATCCGACGTGAAAAACCGTGTTTCTGCAAAAGTACAAGGTGCAGAAAACGCCTATGGAATTATCAATGGTTACGACAGTGATACGAAGTTGCTTGAATTAAAACAATTACCATATGATATGAAGTTTAAAAAAGGACAAAAGGTAGTTACTTCTGGACTTGGAGGTAAATTTCCAGCGGGTATTTTCATTGGAACAATTGAAAAAGTAGAAACCGATAAAATGGGATTATCTCAAACAGCATACATTAAATCTGGTGCTGATATATACGATTTAAA
- a CDS encoding prepilin peptidase, with product MIYFLLVIYSTIFISFTQVAAECLPINKPFLFRFSECNFCKKTLSFQQIIPIYSFLLLKGKSNCCKTAIPISCFLLEIITPVYILFLYHEYFFSYNFIISSVIYYFLAFFVITDILYMHVPNSIIILFSVIMLFIYSLFHQPLLNLFYSIIMSTIFYGLFFLVFRKGIGLGDIKLFIILSSFLGFKTGYFIFFLAILVGTMVLLIAVAAKKIKKNKQVPFVPYIFTSFIVISILLK from the coding sequence ATGATTTATTTTTTGCTAGTTATTTATAGCACTATTTTCATTTCTTTTACACAAGTGGCAGCGGAATGCTTACCTATAAATAAACCTTTTTTATTTCGCTTTTCCGAATGTAATTTTTGTAAAAAAACATTATCCTTCCAGCAAATAATACCAATCTATTCATTTTTACTTTTGAAAGGGAAATCTAATTGCTGTAAAACTGCCATTCCGATCAGCTGCTTTTTGCTAGAGATAATTACACCAGTGTATATCCTATTTCTATATCACGAGTATTTTTTCTCATATAATTTCATCATTAGTAGTGTTATCTATTATTTTTTAGCATTTTTTGTCATAACAGATATTTTATATATGCATGTTCCTAATTCTATCATTATCTTGTTTAGTGTGATTATGCTATTTATCTATTCTTTATTCCATCAACCATTATTGAATTTATTCTATTCAATAATAATGAGCACCATTTTTTATGGCCTATTTTTCCTCGTATTTCGAAAGGGAATTGGACTTGGAGATATCAAATTATTTATTATTTTAAGCTCATTTTTAGGTTTTAAAACAGGTTATTTTATTTTCTTTTTAGCCATTTTAGTGGGAACTATGGTTTTATTAATAGCGGTAGCTGCCAAAAAAATAAAGAAAAATAAACAAGTACCCTTCGTTCCATATATATTTACATCTTTTATAGTTATAAGTATTTTGCTGAAATAA
- a CDS encoding uroporphyrinogen-III synthase → MIKKIILTREANKNEKWQTYFNQNGFEVEQVPLIETRPKNVSFTSIQLEAEWIFFTSANAVTYFFARQNVIQPYKYAVIGEQTREKLAEYGFSPSFIPSVYQTEIFLTEWLNQYPEKTSILLPKSNLSRTVIEETLNEKGYFVFPVELYETIVPTASRLELITIFARDEKQIIIFASPSAWKSFNAVAKNFPNQKENWRIASIGNVTTKAIVTDGWDVTYQAETFTMKHLADLIIQEEYK, encoded by the coding sequence ATGATAAAAAAAATAATTTTGACAAGAGAAGCAAATAAAAATGAAAAATGGCAAACGTATTTTAATCAAAATGGATTTGAAGTAGAACAAGTGCCATTGATTGAAACAAGACCAAAAAATGTTTCTTTTACTTCAATACAACTAGAAGCAGAATGGATTTTCTTTACAAGCGCTAATGCTGTTACGTATTTTTTCGCAAGGCAAAATGTCATCCAACCCTATAAATATGCAGTGATTGGGGAGCAAACAAGAGAAAAATTAGCTGAATATGGTTTTTCTCCGAGTTTTATTCCATCTGTATATCAAACAGAAATTTTTCTTACTGAATGGTTAAATCAATATCCAGAAAAAACGAGTATTTTACTGCCTAAGAGCAATTTAAGCAGAACGGTAATAGAAGAGACACTTAATGAAAAAGGTTATTTTGTTTTCCCGGTCGAATTATATGAAACGATTGTCCCAACAGCGTCAAGGCTAGAATTAATCACTATTTTTGCTCGAGATGAAAAGCAAATCATCATCTTTGCTAGTCCATCTGCTTGGAAGAGCTTCAATGCAGTGGCAAAAAACTTCCCAAACCAAAAAGAAAACTGGCGAATCGCTTCCATCGGTAATGTAACAACAAAAGCAATTGTTACGGACGGATGGGATGTAACTTACCAAGCAGAAACATTCACCATGAAGCACTTAGCTGATTTGATTATACAGGAGGAGTACAAATGA
- a CDS encoding valine--tRNA ligase encodes MMTEQNEINMPTKYEPSNVEAGKYKWWLEKEFFKAEGNTDKKPYSIVIPPPNVTGKLHLGHAWDTTLQDIITRMKRMQGFDTLYLPGMDHAGIATQAKVEAKLKEDNISRYDLGRDNFIEKTWEWKEEYADFIREQWEKLGLGLDYSRERFTLDDGLSDAVKKVFVKLYNKGLIYRGQYIINWDPEAKTALSDIEVIHKDIEGSFYHLKYPLSDGSGYLEVATTRPETIPGDTAVAVHPKDERYQHLIGKTIMLPVMNREIPIVADEYVEREFGSGAVKITPAHDPNDFEVGNRHDLPRIIVMHEDGTMNEHAGKYDGLDRFVARKAIIQDFKDLGLFIKQEPHLHSVGHSERTGAVVEPYLSLQWFVKMEPLASEALALQKTDDKVNFVPARFEKTYETWMDNIHDWCISRQLWWGHRIPAWYHKETGEIYVGEKAPENISDWEQDEDVLDTWFSSALWPFSTMGWPDTENPDYKHFFPTNTLVTGYDIIFFWVSRMIFQSVEFTGERPFKDTLIHGLVRDAEGRKMSKSLGNGVDPIEVIDKYGADSLRYTLATGSSPGQDLKFSFEKVESTWNFINKIWNASRFVLMNLNDMKFNEIDLSNVTEVSDKWILTRLNETIQSVTSLGEKYEFGEVGRTLYNFIWDDFCDWYIEIAKISLYGEDEVAKQTTRSVLAYTLNNTMRLLHPFMPFVTEEIWQNLPHEGESITISEWPKVNEEQMNSKASMSMQMLVEVIRAVRNIRAEVNTPLSKKIVLEMKPKNNMYKKILEQNISYIERFCNPEHVTISFNVAPSKTAMTAVVSGAEIFIPLEALIDLEVEIARLQKELDKWDKEVARVQGKLNNERFISKAPESVVVEERMKEKDYLEKKASVLERIETLKEV; translated from the coding sequence ATTATGACAGAACAAAATGAAATTAATATGCCTACAAAATATGAGCCAAGTAATGTAGAAGCCGGCAAGTATAAATGGTGGTTAGAAAAAGAGTTCTTCAAAGCAGAAGGAAATACCGATAAAAAACCATATAGTATCGTTATTCCACCACCAAATGTAACTGGCAAACTCCATTTAGGACATGCTTGGGATACAACGCTTCAAGACATTATTACTCGTATGAAACGAATGCAAGGATTTGATACGCTATATCTGCCTGGAATGGACCATGCTGGTATCGCAACTCAAGCGAAAGTAGAAGCAAAATTAAAAGAAGATAATATTTCTCGCTATGACTTAGGACGCGATAATTTTATTGAAAAAACATGGGAATGGAAAGAAGAATATGCAGACTTTATTCGCGAACAATGGGAAAAACTTGGTCTTGGTTTAGATTATTCAAGAGAAAGATTTACACTAGACGATGGTTTATCTGATGCAGTGAAAAAAGTATTTGTAAAATTATATAATAAAGGTCTGATTTATCGTGGACAATATATTATAAACTGGGATCCAGAAGCTAAAACAGCTCTTTCTGATATTGAAGTTATTCATAAAGATATTGAAGGAAGTTTTTATCATTTAAAATATCCTTTATCGGATGGTTCTGGTTATTTAGAAGTTGCTACAACTCGTCCAGAAACAATTCCTGGTGATACTGCAGTTGCCGTACATCCAAAAGATGAAAGGTACCAACATTTAATTGGTAAAACTATTATGCTACCTGTTATGAATAGAGAAATTCCAATTGTAGCCGATGAATATGTCGAAAGAGAATTTGGTTCTGGGGCAGTTAAAATCACGCCTGCCCACGATCCAAATGATTTCGAGGTAGGGAATCGTCATGATTTACCTCGGATTATCGTGATGCACGAAGATGGTACAATGAATGAACATGCTGGGAAGTATGATGGATTAGACCGTTTTGTAGCTAGAAAAGCAATTATTCAAGATTTTAAAGATTTAGGTTTATTCATTAAGCAAGAACCGCATCTTCATTCTGTAGGACACTCTGAAAGAACTGGCGCGGTTGTTGAGCCATACCTTTCTTTACAATGGTTTGTGAAAATGGAACCTCTTGCATCTGAAGCACTGGCACTCCAAAAAACGGACGATAAAGTTAATTTTGTTCCAGCGAGATTCGAAAAAACTTATGAAACCTGGATGGATAACATTCATGATTGGTGTATTTCACGCCAATTATGGTGGGGACATAGAATTCCAGCATGGTATCATAAAGAAACTGGAGAGATCTATGTTGGAGAAAAAGCACCAGAAAACATTTCCGATTGGGAGCAAGATGAAGATGTGCTGGATACATGGTTTAGTTCTGCACTATGGCCATTTTCCACTATGGGATGGCCAGACACTGAAAACCCGGATTATAAACATTTCTTCCCAACTAACACATTAGTAACGGGTTATGATATTATCTTTTTCTGGGTTTCAAGAATGATTTTCCAATCAGTGGAATTTACAGGAGAAAGGCCCTTCAAAGATACATTAATTCATGGTTTAGTACGCGATGCAGAAGGTCGTAAAATGTCTAAATCACTTGGTAATGGCGTGGATCCAATTGAAGTTATTGATAAATATGGAGCAGACTCCCTTAGATATACACTTGCTACTGGTTCTTCCCCTGGCCAAGACTTGAAATTTAGTTTTGAAAAAGTAGAATCTACTTGGAACTTCATTAATAAAATTTGGAATGCATCTCGTTTTGTGTTAATGAATTTAAATGATATGAAATTTAACGAAATTGACTTATCCAATGTTACAGAAGTTAGTGATAAATGGATTTTGACACGACTCAATGAAACTATTCAGTCAGTTACTTCTCTAGGCGAAAAATACGAATTCGGTGAAGTAGGAAGAACCCTATATAACTTCATTTGGGATGACTTTTGTGATTGGTATATTGAGATTGCCAAAATTTCATTATATGGCGAAGATGAAGTGGCGAAGCAAACAACTCGCTCTGTACTTGCCTATACATTAAATAACACAATGCGCTTGTTACATCCATTCATGCCTTTCGTAACCGAAGAAATCTGGCAAAACTTACCTCATGAAGGCGAATCTATTACTATTTCTGAATGGCCAAAAGTAAATGAAGAGCAAATGAACTCAAAAGCATCTATGTCTATGCAAATGCTTGTTGAAGTAATTCGCGCTGTGCGGAATATTCGCGCAGAAGTAAATACACCACTAAGCAAAAAAATTGTACTAGAAATGAAACCTAAAAATAACATGTATAAAAAAATTCTTGAACAAAATATTTCTTATATTGAACGCTTTTGTAATCCAGAGCATGTGACAATTTCGTTCAATGTGGCCCCTTCTAAAACCGCAATGACCGCAGTTGTATCGGGTGCAGAAATATTTATCCCGCTTGAAGCGTTAATTGATTTAGAAGTGGAAATTGCCCGTCTTCAAAAAGAATTGGATAAGTGGGACAAGGAAGTAGCAAGGGTACAAGGAAAACTTAATAATGAACGTTTTATTAGTAAGGCTCCTGAAAGCGTAGTTGTGGAAGAACGTATGAAAGAAAAAGACTATCTTGAGAAAAAAGCTTCTGTGCTTGAGCGAATTGAGACATTAAAAGAAGTGTAA
- a CDS encoding rod shape-determining protein produces the protein MFGFGNKDIGIDLGTANTLVYMKGKGIVLREPSVVAMKKDTQEIVAVGSDAKNMIGRTPGNIVAIRPMKDGVIADYDTTAAMMKYYIQKAGKSVNASKPRVMICVPSGITGVEKRAVIDATRQAGAKDAFTIEEPFAAAIGAGLPVGEPTGSMVVDIGGGTTEVAVISLGGIVTSRSVRTAGDDLDEVIINYIRKKYNLLIGDRTAEAIKMEIGSASPKGLDLSPFSIRGRDLVTGLPKTIEVTPEEISEALADTVAAIIDAVKGTLENTPPELSADIMDKGIVLTGGGALLRNLDTVISEETKMPVIIADEPLDCVAIGTGKALENMDMYKRKKMN, from the coding sequence ATGTTTGGATTTGGTAATAAAGATATTGGAATTGACTTAGGAACAGCGAACACACTTGTCTATATGAAGGGAAAAGGTATTGTCCTTCGTGAGCCTTCTGTTGTTGCAATGAAAAAAGACACACAAGAAATTGTTGCCGTTGGTAGTGATGCAAAGAATATGATTGGAAGAACTCCAGGGAATATTGTTGCGATTCGCCCAATGAAAGACGGGGTTATTGCTGATTATGATACAACTGCAGCAATGATGAAGTATTACATACAAAAAGCTGGTAAAAGCGTTAATGCTAGCAAACCACGTGTGATGATATGTGTACCTTCAGGAATTACTGGTGTAGAAAAACGTGCCGTAATTGATGCCACTCGTCAGGCCGGCGCAAAAGATGCTTTCACAATTGAAGAACCTTTTGCAGCGGCTATTGGTGCTGGCCTTCCAGTTGGAGAACCAACAGGGAGTATGGTTGTTGATATCGGTGGAGGAACGACAGAAGTTGCTGTTATATCTCTAGGTGGAATTGTAACTAGCCGCTCTGTAAGAACTGCTGGCGACGATTTAGATGAAGTTATCATTAATTATATTCGTAAAAAATATAATCTGTTAATTGGAGACCGTACTGCTGAAGCTATCAAAATGGAAATTGGTTCTGCTAGTCCAAAGGGATTAGACTTATCTCCATTTAGCATTCGTGGTCGTGACTTAGTAACTGGCTTACCAAAAACAATTGAAGTTACTCCTGAAGAAATTAGTGAAGCCCTAGCTGATACTGTGGCGGCAATTATTGATGCTGTTAAAGGAACACTTGAAAATACACCGCCTGAACTTTCCGCAGATATTATGGATAAAGGGATTGTACTTACTGGTGGTGGAGCATTATTACGTAATTTGGATACGGTTATTTCTGAAGAAACAAAAATGCCAGTCATTATTGCTGATGAACCACTTGATTGTGTGGCAATTGGTACTGGTAAAGCTTTAGAGAATATGGACATGTATAAACGTAAAAAAATGAACTAA
- the hemL gene encoding glutamate-1-semialdehyde 2,1-aminomutase, translating to MGNYPKSEKAFKESKKVLPGGVNSPVRAFNSVDASPVFMDHGKGAYISDIDGNDYIDYVLSWGPLILGHANPAVVSAITSAAMKGTSFGTPTEIETELAKLVIERVPSIEIVRMVSSGTEATMSAIRLARGYTKRDKILKFEGSYHGHGDSLLIKAGSGVATLGLPDSPGVTKGLAADTITVPYNDVEGAKLAFEKFGEEIAAVIVEPVAGNMGVVPPIEGFLEGLRELTTKYGSLLIFDEVMTGFRVDYYSAQGYYVVTPDITCLGKVIGGGLPVGAYGGKKEIMEQIAPAGSIYQAGTLSGNPLAMNAGFETVRQLTPQHYDYFRALIKRMEEGLKEISVRREVPLAINKAGSMFGFFFTDQKVINFDTAKTSDLEFFSNYYREMLVQGIFLPPSQFEGVFISTMHTEKEIDLTLEAFDYTCKKLRAN from the coding sequence TTGGGAAACTATCCGAAATCCGAGAAAGCTTTTAAAGAATCGAAAAAAGTCTTACCAGGTGGAGTAAACAGTCCGGTTCGTGCATTCAATTCCGTGGATGCCTCGCCTGTCTTTATGGACCACGGAAAAGGTGCTTATATTTCAGATATTGATGGAAATGATTATATTGACTATGTTTTATCTTGGGGCCCACTAATTTTAGGTCATGCAAATCCTGCTGTTGTCAGTGCAATCACATCAGCCGCGATGAAAGGAACTAGTTTTGGGACACCAACTGAAATTGAAACAGAACTTGCAAAACTAGTTATTGAACGTGTTCCTTCTATTGAAATCGTTCGAATGGTTTCTTCAGGAACAGAAGCAACCATGAGTGCTATTCGATTGGCACGTGGTTATACTAAAAGAGATAAAATTTTAAAGTTTGAAGGTAGCTATCATGGTCACGGCGATTCTTTATTAATTAAAGCTGGTTCAGGCGTCGCAACACTTGGACTACCCGACTCTCCCGGTGTTACAAAAGGACTTGCCGCTGATACTATTACCGTTCCATATAATGATGTTGAAGGGGCAAAACTAGCTTTTGAAAAATTTGGGGAAGAAATTGCTGCTGTAATTGTGGAACCAGTTGCAGGTAACATGGGTGTCGTTCCTCCAATTGAGGGCTTTTTAGAAGGTCTACGAGAACTGACTACCAAATATGGTTCACTGCTTATATTTGATGAAGTAATGACAGGCTTTCGTGTTGATTATTATTCTGCCCAAGGATATTATGTTGTTACACCTGATATCACTTGTTTAGGAAAAGTGATTGGCGGGGGTCTTCCCGTTGGTGCGTATGGAGGCAAGAAAGAAATTATGGAACAAATTGCTCCTGCAGGGTCTATTTATCAAGCTGGAACCTTATCTGGAAATCCGTTAGCGATGAATGCCGGATTTGAAACGGTAAGACAGCTTACGCCACAACACTATGATTATTTCCGAGCGCTAATTAAGCGGATGGAGGAAGGCCTAAAAGAAATTTCCGTTAGAAGAGAGGTTCCACTTGCAATCAACAAAGCTGGTTCGATGTTTGGCTTTTTCTTCACTGATCAAAAAGTTATCAATTTTGATACAGCGAAAACAAGTGATCTAGAATTCTTCAGCAATTATTACCGAGAAATGCTTGTACAAGGAATCTTTTTACCTCCATCGCAATTTGAAGGGGTCTTTATTTCGACAATGCACACAGAAAAAGAAATTGATTTAACGCTAGAAGCTTTTGATTACACGTGTAAAAAACTTCGCGCTAATTGA
- the radC gene encoding RadC family protein: protein MLSNEISGNEKPREKLQNYGIEALSTSELVAIIIETGTKSESVLTIANRIIMKFKHVAEMQYASLEEFQLINGIGIAKASKIMAAIELGRRISLVTEREEIVIRCPDDAAKLVMPELAFLFQEHFHCIFLNTKNQVIYRQTIFVGGLNASIVHPREVFRLALSKSAASIMCFHNHPSGDPTPSSEDLLVTKRLVEAGSIIGITLLDHIIFGKNKYISLKEKGYF from the coding sequence ATGTTGTCAAACGAAATTTCAGGAAATGAGAAGCCTCGAGAAAAATTACAAAACTATGGTATAGAGGCACTTTCTACTTCAGAACTAGTCGCAATTATCATTGAAACAGGCACGAAAAGTGAGTCTGTTTTAACTATTGCGAACCGTATTATTATGAAATTCAAACATGTAGCCGAAATGCAATATGCTTCTTTGGAAGAGTTTCAATTAATTAATGGAATTGGTATTGCTAAAGCTTCTAAAATAATGGCAGCTATTGAATTAGGAAGGAGAATTAGTTTAGTAACGGAGCGTGAAGAAATTGTCATCAGATGTCCGGATGATGCAGCGAAATTAGTTATGCCGGAATTAGCTTTTCTTTTTCAGGAACATTTTCACTGTATTTTTTTAAATACTAAAAATCAAGTCATCTATAGACAAACGATTTTTGTTGGAGGACTAAACGCATCTATTGTCCATCCTAGAGAAGTTTTTAGGTTAGCGTTAAGCAAATCTGCTGCTTCTATCATGTGCTTTCATAATCATCCTTCTGGGGATCCGACCCCATCTAGTGAAGATTTACTTGTGACAAAACGATTAGTGGAAGCTGGTAGTATTATTGGAATTACACTACTAGACCATATTATTTTTGGGAAAAATAAGTACATTAGTTTAAAAGAAAAAGGTTATTTTTGA
- the hemB gene encoding porphobilinogen synthase yields MKNQFDRHRRLRKTSVMRDLVRETILHTDDLIYPIFVKDGKEPKTEVVSMPGVFQFPLHELKQEIKSIQNLGIKAVILFGIPAEKDAIGTQAYHDHGIIQEATRLIKTSFPEMLVVADTCLCEFTDHGHCGVIQEGEILNDESLKLLQKTAISQASAGADIIAPSNMMDGFVQIIREGLDEAGFQDIPIMSYAVKYASAFYGPFRDAAGSAPQFGDRKSYQMDPANREEALREAISDEQEGADFLIVKPSLSYLDIMRDVKNNTRLPVVAYNVSGEYAMVKAAAQNGWIDEERIVLEMLTSMKRAGASLIITYFAKDVSKYLNK; encoded by the coding sequence ATGAAAAATCAATTTGATAGACATCGTCGTTTAAGAAAAACAAGTGTGATGAGAGATTTAGTTAGAGAAACCATTTTACATACAGATGATTTAATTTATCCTATCTTTGTGAAAGATGGAAAAGAGCCAAAAACAGAAGTGGTTTCTATGCCAGGAGTTTTTCAGTTTCCACTCCATGAATTAAAACAAGAAATTAAGAGCATCCAAAATCTTGGTATTAAAGCTGTTATTTTATTTGGCATTCCAGCAGAAAAAGACGCAATTGGCACGCAAGCTTATCATGATCATGGCATTATCCAAGAAGCAACTCGGCTAATCAAAACTAGTTTTCCTGAAATGCTTGTAGTTGCTGATACTTGTTTGTGCGAATTTACCGATCATGGTCACTGTGGAGTTATTCAAGAGGGAGAAATTTTAAATGATGAATCACTAAAATTACTGCAAAAAACAGCGATCAGTCAAGCTTCGGCAGGGGCAGATATTATTGCTCCCTCTAATATGATGGATGGTTTTGTACAAATTATTCGTGAAGGACTTGATGAGGCAGGCTTTCAAGATATCCCGATTATGTCATATGCTGTGAAATATGCTTCTGCTTTTTATGGCCCATTTCGCGATGCAGCCGGAAGTGCACCACAATTTGGCGATAGAAAGTCTTATCAAATGGATCCAGCTAATAGGGAAGAAGCCCTTCGTGAAGCAATTTCTGATGAGCAGGAAGGAGCAGATTTTTTAATTGTGAAACCTTCCTTGTCTTACCTTGATATTATGCGAGATGTTAAAAATAATACCCGCTTACCAGTTGTAGCCTACAATGTTAGTGGCGAGTATGCAATGGTAAAAGCTGCTGCACAAAATGGTTGGATAGACGAAGAACGTATTGTTTTAGAAATGTTAACAAGTATGAAACGTGCAGGAGCATCACTAATTATCACTTATTTTGCAAAAGATGTGTCTAAATACTTAAATAAATAG
- a CDS encoding bifunctional folylpolyglutamate synthase/dihydrofolate synthase: protein MTLKTYEDAIEWIHGTLRLGIKPGLARMDYMMGKLNHPEKANKWVHIAGTNGKGSTLTFVRNCLEEAGYKTGTFTSPYIESFNERISINGVPVSDDMIVTLANRIKPLAEELKETIYGPPSEFEIITAMMFLCFAEYEKIDIGIIEVGLGGRLDSTNILTPLVSVVTTIGMDHMEFLGDTIEQIASEKAGIIKPGVPVISGVSQPEAQKTMSEIAEKNKSSIALLNQDFSMTLADDIIKYETIHGSQIEDLTIGLQGVHQLDNAALAIKVVQYLNTFADFSIDEVAIKRGLKNAVWPGRMEQISSKPFIMIDGAHNPEGVMALARSIESYHGHKKVVVSILVDKNHQEMIQILKKIPDCEVLITTFDYPRAMTAEQITRMSEEESISMNANWQQELNSIIFSEKDTKFFITGSLYFIAEVRRYSREAFH, encoded by the coding sequence ATGACCTTAAAGACATATGAAGATGCAATAGAGTGGATTCATGGTACGCTTCGTCTAGGAATAAAGCCGGGGCTAGCACGAATGGATTATATGATGGGAAAATTAAACCATCCTGAAAAAGCGAATAAATGGGTACATATAGCTGGTACAAATGGAAAAGGTTCCACACTGACTTTTGTTCGCAATTGTTTAGAAGAGGCTGGATATAAAACCGGAACATTCACTTCGCCATATATAGAGAGTTTCAATGAGAGGATTAGTATTAATGGAGTACCAGTCAGTGATGACATGATTGTGACTTTAGCAAATAGAATTAAGCCGCTTGCTGAAGAATTAAAAGAAACAATTTATGGTCCGCCATCTGAATTTGAAATTATTACAGCAATGATGTTTTTATGTTTTGCAGAATATGAAAAAATCGATATCGGTATTATCGAAGTTGGACTTGGTGGTAGACTTGATTCTACTAATATATTAACACCATTAGTTTCTGTTGTTACAACTATCGGAATGGACCATATGGAGTTTCTTGGGGATACTATCGAACAAATAGCTAGTGAAAAAGCTGGGATAATTAAACCTGGTGTTCCAGTCATATCTGGAGTTAGCCAACCAGAAGCGCAAAAAACAATGAGTGAAATTGCTGAAAAAAATAAATCTAGCATTGCTCTGTTGAATCAAGATTTTTCAATGACGCTTGCGGACGACATAATCAAGTATGAAACCATACATGGTAGTCAAATAGAAGATCTTACCATTGGACTTCAAGGCGTTCATCAATTAGATAATGCTGCATTAGCTATAAAAGTAGTTCAATATTTAAATACATTTGCAGATTTCTCCATTGATGAAGTTGCAATAAAGCGTGGTTTAAAAAACGCTGTTTGGCCCGGGCGGATGGAACAAATTTCCTCAAAACCTTTTATTATGATTGATGGGGCACACAATCCAGAAGGTGTCATGGCACTTGCTCGTTCTATTGAATCTTATCATGGTCATAAGAAAGTGGTTGTTAGTATACTTGTTGACAAGAATCATCAAGAAATGATTCAAATACTAAAAAAAATCCCGGATTGCGAAGTATTAATCACAACCTTTGATTATCCTAGAGCAATGACAGCTGAGCAAATTACGCGAATGAGTGAGGAAGAAAGTATTTCCATGAATGCTAATTGGCAACAAGAATTAAACTCAATAATCTTTTCTGAAAAAGATACTAAATTTTTCATTACAGGATCACTTTATTTTATTGCTGAAGTACGGAGGTATTCACGGGAAGCATTTCACTAA